One segment of Danio aesculapii chromosome 3, fDanAes4.1, whole genome shotgun sequence DNA contains the following:
- the smim22 gene encoding small integral membrane protein 22, translated as MDKSIQQDFENQFNDVVSRLQSKQMFQSDWDIASFAIFFIFIGMVLLLVILVLIRCCCCCCCDEKPRRQKVGIDNMGMEP; from the exons ATGGACAAAAGCATTCAACAGGACTTCGAGAACCAGTTTAATGACGTGGTCTCAAGACTACAATCAAAACAGATGTTTCAGTCAGACTGGGACATCGCCTCCTTTGCCATTTTCTTCATCTTCATAG GTATGGTCCTCCTGTTGGTCATCTTGGTCCTCATTcgctgctgttgctgctgctgctgtgatgAGAAG CCAAGAAGACAGAAGGTGGGCATCGACAATATGGGAATGGAGCCGTGA